GGCAAAATACTCCCCGCCTTCACAAGTAGAGGTATCTGCTCAATGGGTGCTGCTATATTTACTGTTTTTGCTCCCTCCAATAAGGTATCATCCCAGAAGTTATACCAATATCCTTTCGGTAGGGTGATGGAACGAGAAGTTGCGCCTGACTCCACAATGGCAGCAACTAATATAGCATCACCCAATAAAAAAGCATCTTCCACATCCCAAAGATCCTGGTCTGTACTATCAGCCCAAAACAATGGACGCATCAGAGGATATCCTTTCTGGTTAGCTTCCCAGGCGAGGGTATATAAATAAGGCATCAGTCGGTAGCGCAACTGTAAGAATTCCCGGACAATACTCAGAGTTGGTTCACCAAAACCCCAAGGTGTACGCGGCTTGACATTATTGGCGGAATGGGTGCGAAAAAATGGTAAAAAAGTTGACATTTGAAACCAGCGTAAATACAGTTCGGCGCTGGGATTACCTTTAAATCCGCCAATGTCTGCGCCACTGTAGGGAATCCCTGATAGACCAAGATTCAGGACAGTAGGGATAGTTTGGCGTAACCCTGACCAACTGGTTTCAATATCTCCCGTCCAAGTCCAGGCGTAGCGTTGTAAACCTGCCCAACCTGCCCGTGAAACAATGAAAGGGCGTAACTCTGGTTTGTACTCACTGAGTGCTTCATAAGCAGCTTCAGCTTGGAGTAATCCATAAACATTATGAGCTTCCCGGTGGTCGCCACCTCTGCCTTCCATAAAATGCTGGGTTGAGTGCTGCGGTAAACTGGGATCTCCCCATAAAACAAATACGCCTGGCTCATTCATATCATGCCAGAAACCAGTAAAGCCTAAATCAAGCAGATATTCATACTGACGACTCCACCAGTGGCGGGCTTGGGGGTTTGTGAAATCGGGAAAAGCGCACAGTCCAGGCCAGACAGGAGCAATCACGAGTTTACCATTGGGGAGTTGGCAAAATACTTCTTGGGCGCGACCTTCCTCAAATAATTCACTCTTGCGGTCAGCTTTCACGCCGGGATTAACAATATCTAGATGAATTGCGCTTAATGGTAGGTCATGGGTGATAAATCCTTCCGCAACTTCTCGCACTGCTGTTTCTGTTTCATATCCCCAGCGTGACTGATGATATCCCAGTACCCAACGAGGTGGTAGGGCTGGACGACCTGTTAATTCTGTGTATCGGTCTAGTAATTGGGGGGGTGTGCCAACACTGAGGTAATAACGCAGCGCTCCGCCTGTAAAATCAGCTGCGGCATAACCATTAAAGCTAAATGTGGCTTTATAACTATTTTCGTAGAAGATTAAGTAACTGCCAAGGTCATGTAAACCCAAATAAGCCGGAATACACAGGTAAAGCGGGTCAGTTCCTGGGCAATATCTACCGCCAGCATCATAGTTCCACATCTGATAACTGCTGGTTGCGGATGTGGTGCGGAGGTTCAGAGGCGCAGCCCGTTCTCCTAATCCGTAAATATGTTCAAGCGATCGCAATTTGGCCTGATGTAGCCAACCAGAAGTTTTTTGCTGGGGCGGTAATTCCTCACGGATGGTTTGCCCAAAAGCATTTTGTAATTCCAAACTGCCATTTAGGGATATAATCACCTGGAGAGATGCCGTAGAAATTAGCCAGCGATCGCCTAGTTCCTGAAATTTTACCGCTATTTCTGGCCAATCTTTACGAGCGCTAGCATAGGGAATCGGAAGTACTCCAGGTTGCCAATCAATCCGAACTAAATCCTCAGCCAAAAAGCATATTTCCAATTCAACATTCTGAAAATAAAATTTTCCACCCCTTTGAGTAGTTTCCGCGCGGAGAATGTCGCCAATTTCTGCAAACACCTCTATATTTGGCGAACTCTGAAACCGACGCTCTAAAGCGTCCCGTTGCAGGGGATAAAAGAATGAGCCTAAAAACCGTCGTACTTTGATTAAGCGGAGGTTTAATAAGACCTGTTTCCAGAAATTCATCACCTAAGTTCTGAGTATTTTGGGGACTAGGCGGGTGATTTTATCAGTAAGTTACCTGCTAGATAAATACTAGACAAAGCTAGACATTTACTTCTTACGTCAAAGGGAGCATGGGAGCGGTTATCCCTCGGTAAGCGTTCAAGGTTTAGCCAACCTCGATAAAACTATTGCTGCGTTTAAATCTCTGTCCATTGAATGCCCACAATTTTGGCAATTGTAAACTCTTTCTGAAAGTGGCATATCTTGAATATGTCCACAATTGGAACAGGTTTTGGTCGATGGAAACCAACGGTCAGCAATGATTATTTCACAACCAAACTTCTTAGCTTTGTATTCTAGCTGACGCTTGAATTCATAAAATCCGCAATCAGCAATTACTTGAGCTAATTTATGATTAGATAGCATCCCTGAAACATTCAAATTCTCTACGACTATCTTTGCGTGGTTTTTGCATAAGTAAGTAGTGATTTTGTGAAGGGTATTCTTTCTCAAGTTAGCTATCTTGGCATGGTGTCTAGCTAATGTAATTTTAGCTTTATACCTATTGTTGGAACCCTTGATCTTTCTGGCGAGTTTCCTAGAAAGTCTTTTAAGTTTTCTCAGGTTAGTTTTGTAGTGTTTGGGGTTAGGAAATACTACACCTGTAGAAAGAGTAGCTAATTCTTTTACCCCAATATCCACACCTACAACTTCATACTTTTTAAGGGTTGGTTCATGCTCTTGTTCATAAGCAAAGGCGATAAACCAACTGTCAGCAGTACGAGATATAGTGATTGATTTACAAGTGGTATGCGGTAAACCTTCGTAAGCAAAACGACACATTCTATCCTTATGAGCTATGACAATAATTGCGATTTCGCCTTGAAGCATAGACATCATAATTGATAAGAACTTCTTTCTTTTAAAGTTCAAGCCTCCGCCAATTTCCGATACCCATTCGTCAACAGCTAAACCCCTATTTAAACAAAATGTTTCCATAGCGGTGATTTGATTCCTCAATTCCGGTTTCTGTCCATTAGAAGAAACGCGACAATAAACGATATTTTTACGATGTTGCTCTGTGGGTTTTAATCCCTGAATAATCAATAAGTCGTTCTCTGTATAAAACCGATGCCCCGATGGTGTTCTTTTTGCTGGTAATTTTCCAGAATTGTCCCATCTTTGTAGTGTTTTAACAGAAACTCCAATTTTCTCGGCAAATTCATGTGGTTTAAACATAAATACACTTAGATATTTGTCTATAAGTGTATAAGTATGTCTATTTAATTGTCAACTTAGGATAGCTCATTGCTTAATTTTTAACGTAACGCCGTAATTCCCCATCCCTCTACAGGGTGGGGATGTGAGTCAGAAGGCGACGAAACCAACTCCGACCAATTAAGCAGTTCTTGGGGTACTACTCGCCAGGTACGACTATGGGACTTGGCTTGTTTTCTACCGTGGGGACTACCACAGTCGGAGGATCTGAGCGTTTGGCTTCGGGAGATGGTGGCGCTGTGGGTATAATTATCGGATTTGATTGCTTCACCGGTGGGGGTGAGGTGGAATTGTTGCCAGTAGTGGGTAAACTATTTTCCGGCGATGGCGGGGGTAAAGCCTCACGAGTTTCACGGACTTCTCGCAGCCTTTCGACTAATGACGGTGTGGGAGCAACGCTAGGTGTAACTGACGATTCCGGAGAACTGGGTTTTGGCGCACTGTCCGTTGAAGTGCTGCTACTGGTATTGGGAGTTTGATCTTCAGGAACAGGAATAGGACGCTGGCGTTGTCTGGAAGTTCTCACGGGTGCAGAGTTACGCGGCGAAGAAGTGCGCCGATTTTGTCTGCTGTTATTTTCTTCTTCTTCAGATGAAGATGGCGAATCAGCGAATGGTTCTGTTTGCTCCGACTCAATTGTGCGCTTCTCAAACAGAGGTGGTGAAGTTGACTGTGGCTGAAAATTAGAAAATACGGTAGTGATGCCAAAACCTGCTGCGCCAGCAACAACGATTATACTTAAAGCGATGAAGATTTTAGGATTCGGCAGGTTTTGAGGCATTGATGGCTTTTTCAGCCGACTGAGCAGAGGTTTTTGGGGAATTTTTTGGCGCTGTTGCTCGACAGGTAACACTATAGTTGACACTGCCTCAGTTGGAACTGCCTTATTTTGTGTATTCATTGTACTTCCAGGCAATAATTGCAACCATTCGGCAACTGTTGCTGGACGAAATTGAGGTTCTACAGCCATCCCACGCATGACAGCTTGATTAACTGCTGCACTCAGGTGGGGTTGCAGTTCGCGAGGAGAGGGCATTTGTTCGCGATCGCGCAATAATGCTGGTAAGGGAACTTGTGCTGTCAACAAAGCATACAATGTTGCTGCCAAACCATAAACATCTGTAGCGGGTGTGCGCTCTGCTTGAGTCAAATACTGTTCCAGGGGAGCATAGCCTTCAGAAACCATGCCAGTGTGAGTTTGCCTGACACCATTATTAAATTCGCGAGCAATTCCAAAATCAATCAGTACTACTTCCTGAGTTCCTTGACGCAAAATAATATTGTCTGGCTTAATATCCCGGTGTAGCAAACCATTCTGATGTACTACCTGTAACGCTGACCCAATTTGACGAATATAATGAATGGCTCTGGCTTCTAGTAAGGGTATCGCTGGCAACACAAATGCGTCTCCCAATGTATCGCCACGGATGTATTCCATCACCATGTAAGGCAGTCCATCTTCGACAAAAAAGTCACTGACCCTGACAATATGAGGATGAATACAAGTAGCCAATCTTCTGGCTTCGTCTTGGAATTGGCGCTCGAACTTGGGAAAATCAGGATGTTGACGGAGTTTTTCATTAATAGTTTTCATCACTACCTCTTGACCTAAGTAGTGATGAGTCGCTTTAAAAGTAATACCAAAACCACCGCGCCCTATTTCCTGGTTCAGGGTATATTTGCCACCCTGCAAAGTTGTGCCTGCTAACATAGGAAGTGCTGAATGCTGAGTGCTGAGTAAGCAAATATTATTGATTCTTGAGTCTTCAGGCAATTGTAAATCGCCAGTTTTCCCATATATTTATACAGGGATAATTTATATTTTGAATTCCCGAAGTGGAAAACCTCCCGTTTATATTAACAGCTTTGTCTTGTTCATCATACAGTAGGGGTTAAATGATGCCCATTGGTATTGCTCTATGGCGCTCACTGAGTAGTTCTTTTTATGCGTAGAGATTCGATATTTTACAAACTATTTCAACAATCTCCCAATTTACTGTTTGAACTTTTGAGAGATTCTCCAGAAAATGCAGGTGAATACAAATTTGACTCGGTAGCTGTCAAAGAACCCAAATTTGAGATTGATGGCGTATTTCTCCCACCGGAAAGTGAAGGTGCTGGAGTTGTATATTTCTGTGAGGTGCAGTTTCAAAAAGATGAGAGGCTGTATGAAAGAGTATTTGCGGAATCTTCATTATATTTTTACCGCAACCGTCACAGGTTTAGTGAGACAGCGCGGTCTTGGGGGTTTCCCCCATGAGTGACTGTCGAACCCGAAGGGTGATTGGCAAGCAGTCATAATTTATCCATCTCGCAATATTGAACAAAGTGATATTTATCCCCATCGCAACCAACTTAATGGAGACCAAGTACATTGTATCTATTTAGATGAGTTGGGAGATATTCGTTCCTTACCTTTGTGGGTAGCATTAATGGTGTTAACTACGATAGATGCAGAACAAGCGCCGCAAGAAGCCAGGTATTTATTAGCCAGAAATCAACAGGAAGTGCGATCGCCATCAAGTCGCGTCATAATTGAGTTAGTGACGACAATAATGGTGTACAAGTTTGAACAATTAAGCCGAAGGGAAGTAGAAACCATGCTAGGGATTACACTTAAGGAAACGCGAGTTTACCGGGAAATTAAGGAAGAGGGGCGAGAAGAAGGACGAGAAGAAGGAGAAAGATCGCTTGTTCTGCGTCAACTAACTCGAAGGGTGGGAGAATTACCTCAAGAGGTGCGTTCGCGGGTTGAAACTTTGTCTTTAGAACAATTAGAAAATCTCGGCGAAGCATTGCTTGATTTTAGCAGTATGGCTGATTTGCAAGTTTGGTTAGAAACACCAATGCATTAAATTTAAAATCTTTGACCTATACCTAAATGCACCTTGCTTTCTCCCTGGTCATTAATGCCATAATCAGCGCGGATTAAGCCCAGAGGGGAGTCTATACGCACCCCAGCGCCATAACCAAAACCTTGACCAGGTTTTCCTCGCGCACCCGCCGGATCTCCTAATACAGTCTCACCAGAACCTAAGTCTGAGGCAAAATCGGCAAATACCACACCCCCCAATACTGGCACAATGGGGAAGCGATATTCTGCGGTAGCTAATACATAACTGCGACCACTCCCAATATCTCCGACATCGTAACCCCGGACTGAATTAGAACCACCCAAGTTAAAACTTTCATAAGGTGGTAAATCACCAATGACTGTACCCGCTTGAAAATTCACAGCAAATACTTGTGGCTGAGTATTATTAGTATTAAATAATTTGACTGGCACATACTGAGTAAAGTTAGCCTTGAGGCGATTCATGGCAATATTACCTTGACCAACGGGTACAGATTGTTCTGTACTCAGACTCAGTAAAGAACCTTGAGTAGGATTAAATATATTATCTCGGTTATCTTGAGAGGCGGTAAAGGATACCGTAGCTAGATCATCAATACCGGTTTCACTTGCAGTGAGGCGATTGCCTTGTGCGTCTGTTGGGGTAATATTACCTTGGCGATCGCGAATACTGGTGCGAGTATAATTAAATCCCAAAGTGGTATCCCAATCATCAAGGGGTTGCACAAAGCTGATACCAGTACCAATCTGACCTTCCCGCACTTTATCGCCATTGGGGAGTGTAATTTTTTCATCCAAGGTTTCGGAAACTTCCCGGCGACGAAAAGCATTAACTGTGTAGCCTAAACGGTCAGGTTCAGTAGCACGATAAGGACTGCTTAATTTAGTATTAAACTGCAAGTCATTACGACTCAAACCCACATTTACCGACAAATTCTCATTAATCCCCCGAATATTCTGATCTTGATAGCTTAACGTACCTAACAAGCCCAAGTCAGCGTTATAGCTACCACCTACGTTAATCGCACGCGCGCCAAATTCTTTGACTTCGTAAATTAAATCAACTTGATTCGCCTCACGTTCAAAGGCAACATTCACACTTTCAAATAAGCCTGTACGATATAACTGCTGCACATCTTGGCGGACTGCATTTTCTTGATAAATTTGCCCAGGCTTGAGTTTTAATTGCTTTCGCAGAAAATCGGGCTGGGTGCGTCCTTTAACTGGTTCACCTTTGCTATCAATGGTTTGACCATCGTCATTAATAAAGCGAAACTTAATGTCACCCACCACACCTTCAGCGACATTTACTGTGAGGATTCCTTCGCTGTTGGGTTGAATGGATAACACGTTTGCTAGCTGATAACCATTGTCGGCGTACCATTGGTCAATTTGTTCTACAGCTTGTTTGAGTCCTTCGGGACTGATAGGTTTACCGATTTGCGATTGAAACCGTTCTTGGGCTACCTGATAAGTGAGTATTTTCGCCCCTGAAAGTTGCAGCGATCGCACTACCACCGGTTGCACCTGATACACTACATTTAATCCATTTGGATTAGTGGTGCTATTAACGTTAGCACTAGCAAATAAACCAGTTTCTAAAATTGCCTCTACATCCTTTTGTAGCTGACTTTGACTGGTTTCCCCCCCGACTTTGGTTTTAACCACTTGGCGGACAATCTGCTGCAATTCCTGAGTAACTCCCACTACCTGGACATCTGTAGCAGTGACAAATAAATTATTATCAGTGCTAGAGGAGGAGACGACCACAGGGGGAGGTGAAGAGGTAGGGTTTTTTTGTCCACCTGTTTGCACAACTACAGAATTTTGGGAAAATTGTTGCGTAGCTAAAGTTTCTGGGGATGCAATAGTCTCAATTCTTGCAGGTGTTTCGAGAATAACTGGCACTACTGAATTTTTAGTAGGTTGATCCTCAGAAGCAACTGTAATCAATGTAGCCTTTGCTTGTTGAGTAAGATTGCTAGCTGCCAAAGTAGCTAAAGTCAGAATTGCAGCAGAAGAAACTCGCATAATATTTAGCCTAAATCACTGGTAGTTAGTTGTCTTGAGGTGAAGTAATGAGGATAATACTAACTTCCAGCTGCTTGGCCGATTGATATCCTCATTTATACCTCTTACTCAAACAGACAGTTAATTTTCATATTTTGTTTCTTATCCCTATTCCCCATTCACAGTATTTATATGAGTAATATTTCCCCATTATCGTTAGAAGCAACTTCTGGTTTGCAGTTACTGGTTTTAAGCAATGGTCATGGAGAAGATGTGATTGCTACCAGCATTTTGCAGAAATTCCAGCAACAAGAAAACCCCCCAGATATGTTTGCATTACCTTTGGTGGGTGAAGGGCGTGCTTACCAAAAGTTAGGTATTCCCTGTATTGGTTCAGTCCGCACTATGCCTTCTGGGGGCTTTATTTATATGGATGGACGGGAATTAGTCAGGGATTTACGTGGCGGTTTGTTGCAACTTACCCTGAATCAAATTCAAGCTGTGCGTGGTTGGGTGGGTTCCCAAAAAAAATTAGGTAACAAGAGCGCTATTTTAGCTGTTGGGGATATTGTCCCTCTGTTATTTGCTGCTTTTAGTGGTGCTAATTATGCTTTTGTGGGGACGGCAAAATCAGAATATTATGTACGGAATGAAGTGGGACTATTACCGAGGAAATCCCAATCTGCACGTTGGGAAAACTTTTCTGGTTCAATTTATCATCCTTGGGAACGGTGGTTGATGAGTCGTCGCCGTTGTCAGGCGGTGTTCCCTAGAGATGCGTTGACTACGGAAATATTACAAAAGTGGTCAATTCCGGCTTTTGATTTGGGTAATCCGATGATGGATGATTTAGAAGCGAAGGTTTCCAAACCAAAATTTCCTAGTTCCGCCGCCCATGAGCCAGAAGTGGCTAAACCATTAGTGGTCACTTTATTACCTGGTTCCCGTCCCCCGGAAGCTTACGCTAACTGGGAAATTATTATGCTTGCTGTGTCTGCATTGATGGCGAGTTTCTTAGCCGGTGATGGAATTTTACAAAGTTATGGAAATATGATATTTCTGGGTGCGATCGCTCCTGGTTTAGACCAAGGTATTTTATCCGCAAGTCTGAAATCCCAAGGCTGGGAAACCCATACAGAATCTCCTCTTGCCATTGCTGATGCTGATGCGTTGATATTTGGGCAAAGAAGCTGTTATGTTGTCCTGACACAACAAGGGTATAATGATTGTCTCTATTGGGGAGATTTAGCGATCGCAATGGCTGGGACAGCAACAGAACAATTTGTTGGTTTAGGAAAACCCGCGATCGCAATTCCCGGTAATGGTCCCCAATATAACCCAGCTTTTGCCGAAGCTCAAAGCCGACTTTTAGGCGCGTCTCTATTTTTAGTAGACAATCCAGGACAAGTTCCCCTGGTGGTGCAATCGCTGTGGCAAAATCCTAATACTTTGCAAATAATTTCCGAAAACGGCATCCGGCGCATGGGTAAACCAGGGGCAGCCCGTAGAATTGCTGATTGTTTACGTCAAAAGTGGTGTTAATCAAAACACATTTATTTTTATCCAACTAAACCAGAACGTAAAGCCCGCACGGCGGCTTGGGTACGGTCATCAGCACAGAGTTTATTCAGGATATTACGCACATGAGTTTTCACTGTACCCACTGTGATGTATAATTTTTCCGCAATTTGCCCATTGCTGCATCCAGCGACAATTAACTCTAAAATTTCCAGTTCGCGTTGAGTTAGAGGATAGGTTTCTAAGACTTGTTCGTATTCACTGGCTAAAGCTTCAATTTTGACGGTTTTGTGCTTATCGGCAGTTTGGGTTTCTCCGGGAATACCTTGGCGCATTTTCCGTAGTACCACATTGGCGATCGCTGGATCAATCCAAGAGTTACCGCCATGAGTTGCTTGTATGGCTTCGGTTAATTTATTGATGCTGGTTTCTTTCATGTAATAAGAGTCTGCACCTGCGGCAAAAGCAGCCAGTACGGCATCTTCTGTGTGATCCATAGTCAAAATCAGGATTTTTGTGGCAGTTTGCCCTGTTTCGGCTTGATAGCGTCTAAACTTGCGGGTGAGTTCAATACCATCCATGTCAGGTAAGCCAATATCTACCACTGCCACATCTGGTTTAGCCGTTTCCAAAAGTTTTAGTCCTTGAGTTGCATTTGCCGCCTCACCAATGACTTTGAGAGCGCTGTGAGATTGTAAGGCAGCTCTGAGTCCCATTCTGGTCAGATCATGATCTTCAATTAAAATAATGCTTATTTCATTCATTGTTATCTTGCTCTTGATAATTGCATCTTGCGGAATATTACCTTTTTTAAGCAGTTTATCTTATTTTCCCAAACCAAAGGTAGATGATATTTTCACAATCCGGCATCCGTCGATAGAAATAGTAAACCTGCTGATTTTTCACCCTAGATTTCGTTAAAAATCTAGCTAAAGATATATCGTCATTTTCCCAATAAACATGGAATATTGAAACGAGTTATAATTTTTGTCATGTCTCCAGGAGTAGAACCTTATTTAATACTATTCTAAAGCTTTAATAAAGATTTAAAAAATGAATAGATTAAAACAATTTAAAAGTTCTATAGCAGGGAAGATCAGACTAATTGACCATAGCAGATGCTGACCACAGTATTCTCCCGGTGTCTTTTTGTGAGTTTTCTAACTATGTCAATTCGCGATCGCCAAAAAAATACAGGCCTTAGCCTAGCGCCCGGCCAAAAAATTGTGGAAACAGCACAAAGCATCATGAATTTGGATGATATTGCTGAAATTGTCCATACTTTCAGCTTAACTTTCCCTCCGCAACCCAGTGAGTAAAACTGCTCAAGCTTACGGTACATGATTTTGGTACGTAACTCTCACTAATGACTGAGGACGGGCGTTAGCACACTCATTTACAATGGTTTTGAGGGTTAACAAAGTATTTTATGTGACTTTATGTCAATTTCCTCTACTTGAGCCACCAGCGATAGTAAATTGCCAACAAATTCCGTAGTTTTGATCACGAATCAAAGCAAGAGCAAAACAAAATGGAGGCTAAAAAATTAAAAATTGCAAGTTACTGGCTATATTTTAATCCTTTAACCTGCACTAATTTAGGAAAAAGTATGGCATTAGTGAATAAACATTGGGTATTATACAAAATTTTTGAGTCAATCACATCCCTATTGGGAAATATTCTGATTTTGGAGAATTTGAGTATAAAAATTCAACTCCATAGAGTAGAGGGCAAAAGTTGATGAACACCACATCTAAAAATCAAAATTATTTAGTGGGATAGTTTGAAAATAGAGATGCTATACATCAACCTGTATTTGACAGCGAAAATAAAAACCAATGAAAGAAACGCTGAGAATTTTGGTTGTAGACGATGATGAGGTAGATCGGATGGCGGTACGTCGATCCTTAACTCAAGCAGGTGTGTGTATGGAACTGTCTGAGGTGACTGATGGACGGGAAGCACTGGCGACTTTAAAAACGAATACTTATGATTGTGTTTTCCTTGATTATCGTTTACCAGATCAAGACGGTTTAGCACTAATCCAAAGACTACGTTCTGCGGAAATCAAAGTTCCTTTAGTAGTCCTCACCGCCCAAAAAGATGAACAAATCGC
The window above is part of the Nodularia spumigena CCY9414 genome. Proteins encoded here:
- a CDS encoding response regulator transcription factor translates to MNEISIILIEDHDLTRMGLRAALQSHSALKVIGEAANATQGLKLLETAKPDVAVVDIGLPDMDGIELTRKFRRYQAETGQTATKILILTMDHTEDAVLAAFAAGADSYYMKETSINKLTEAIQATHGGNSWIDPAIANVVLRKMRQGIPGETQTADKHKTVKIEALASEYEQVLETYPLTQRELEILELIVAGCSNGQIAEKLYITVGTVKTHVRNILNKLCADDRTQAAVRALRSGLVG
- a CDS encoding serine/threonine-protein kinase, producing MLAGTTLQGGKYTLNQEIGRGGFGITFKATHHYLGQEVVMKTINEKLRQHPDFPKFERQFQDEARRLATCIHPHIVRVSDFFVEDGLPYMVMEYIRGDTLGDAFVLPAIPLLEARAIHYIRQIGSALQVVHQNGLLHRDIKPDNIILRQGTQEVVLIDFGIAREFNNGVRQTHTGMVSEGYAPLEQYLTQAERTPATDVYGLAATLYALLTAQVPLPALLRDREQMPSPRELQPHLSAAVNQAVMRGMAVEPQFRPATVAEWLQLLPGSTMNTQNKAVPTEAVSTIVLPVEQQRQKIPQKPLLSRLKKPSMPQNLPNPKIFIALSIIVVAGAAGFGITTVFSNFQPQSTSPPLFEKRTIESEQTEPFADSPSSSEEEENNSRQNRRTSSPRNSAPVRTSRQRQRPIPVPEDQTPNTSSSTSTDSAPKPSSPESSVTPSVAPTPSLVERLREVRETREALPPPSPENSLPTTGNNSTSPPPVKQSNPIIIPTAPPSPEAKRSDPPTVVVPTVENKPSPIVVPGE
- a CDS encoding lipid-A-disaccharide synthase-related protein, which encodes MSNISPLSLEATSGLQLLVLSNGHGEDVIATSILQKFQQQENPPDMFALPLVGEGRAYQKLGIPCIGSVRTMPSGGFIYMDGRELVRDLRGGLLQLTLNQIQAVRGWVGSQKKLGNKSAILAVGDIVPLLFAAFSGANYAFVGTAKSEYYVRNEVGLLPRKSQSARWENFSGSIYHPWERWLMSRRRCQAVFPRDALTTEILQKWSIPAFDLGNPMMDDLEAKVSKPKFPSSAAHEPEVAKPLVVTLLPGSRPPEAYANWEIIMLAVSALMASFLAGDGILQSYGNMIFLGAIAPGLDQGILSASLKSQGWETHTESPLAIADADALIFGQRSCYVVLTQQGYNDCLYWGDLAIAMAGTATEQFVGLGKPAIAIPGNGPQYNPAFAEAQSRLLGASLFLVDNPGQVPLVVQSLWQNPNTLQIISENGIRRMGKPGAARRIADCLRQKWC
- a CDS encoding IS607 family transposase — encoded protein: MFKPHEFAEKIGVSVKTLQRWDNSGKLPAKRTPSGHRFYTENDLLIIQGLKPTEQHRKNIVYCRVSSNGQKPELRNQITAMETFCLNRGLAVDEWVSEIGGGLNFKRKKFLSIMMSMLQGEIAIIVIAHKDRMCRFAYEGLPHTTCKSITISRTADSWFIAFAYEQEHEPTLKKYEVVGVDIGVKELATLSTGVVFPNPKHYKTNLRKLKRLSRKLARKIKGSNNRYKAKITLARHHAKIANLRKNTLHKITTYLCKNHAKIVVENLNVSGMLSNHKLAQVIADCGFYEFKRQLEYKAKKFGCEIIIADRWFPSTKTCSNCGHIQDMPLSERVYNCQNCGHSMDRDLNAAIVLSRLAKP
- a CDS encoding BamA/OMP85 family outer membrane protein — translated: MRVSSAAILTLATLAASNLTQQAKATLITVASEDQPTKNSVVPVILETPARIETIASPETLATQQFSQNSVVVQTGGQKNPTSSPPPVVVSSSSTDNNLFVTATDVQVVGVTQELQQIVRQVVKTKVGGETSQSQLQKDVEAILETGLFASANVNSTTNPNGLNVVYQVQPVVVRSLQLSGAKILTYQVAQERFQSQIGKPISPEGLKQAVEQIDQWYADNGYQLANVLSIQPNSEGILTVNVAEGVVGDIKFRFINDDGQTIDSKGEPVKGRTQPDFLRKQLKLKPGQIYQENAVRQDVQQLYRTGLFESVNVAFEREANQVDLIYEVKEFGARAINVGGSYNADLGLLGTLSYQDQNIRGINENLSVNVGLSRNDLQFNTKLSSPYRATEPDRLGYTVNAFRRREVSETLDEKITLPNGDKVREGQIGTGISFVQPLDDWDTTLGFNYTRTSIRDRQGNITPTDAQGNRLTASETGIDDLATVSFTASQDNRDNIFNPTQGSLLSLSTEQSVPVGQGNIAMNRLKANFTQYVPVKLFNTNNTQPQVFAVNFQAGTVIGDLPPYESFNLGGSNSVRGYDVGDIGSGRSYVLATAEYRFPIVPVLGGVVFADFASDLGSGETVLGDPAGARGKPGQGFGYGAGVRIDSPLGLIRADYGINDQGESKVHLGIGQRF
- a CDS encoding TIM-barrel domain-containing protein; the protein is MNFWKQVLLNLRLIKVRRFLGSFFYPLQRDALERRFQSSPNIEVFAEIGDILRAETTQRGGKFYFQNVELEICFLAEDLVRIDWQPGVLPIPYASARKDWPEIAVKFQELGDRWLISTASLQVIISLNGSLELQNAFGQTIREELPPQQKTSGWLHQAKLRSLEHIYGLGERAAPLNLRTTSATSSYQMWNYDAGGRYCPGTDPLYLCIPAYLGLHDLGSYLIFYENSYKATFSFNGYAAADFTGGALRYYLSVGTPPQLLDRYTELTGRPALPPRWVLGYHQSRWGYETETAVREVAEGFITHDLPLSAIHLDIVNPGVKADRKSELFEEGRAQEVFCQLPNGKLVIAPVWPGLCAFPDFTNPQARHWWSRQYEYLLDLGFTGFWHDMNEPGVFVLWGDPSLPQHSTQHFMEGRGGDHREAHNVYGLLQAEAAYEALSEYKPELRPFIVSRAGWAGLQRYAWTWTGDIETSWSGLRQTIPTVLNLGLSGIPYSGADIGGFKGNPSAELYLRWFQMSTFLPFFRTHSANNVKPRTPWGFGEPTLSIVREFLQLRYRLMPYLYTLAWEANQKGYPLMRPLFWADSTDQDLWDVEDAFLLGDAILVAAIVESGATSRSITLPKGYWYNFWDDTLLEGAKTVNIAAPIEQIPLLVKAGSILPMSVEKQLILHIYAPMSLTSEGRVYSDAGDGYGEWRLDEFYLKRDRHILEITWQQQGNYTFPYTTVQLHFHGIEVQQAWVDTRKVNCQNNCLEVEQFQEVRLQVK